A stretch of DNA from Vibrio rhizosphaerae:
AAACGAGATGGCCACAATCTGCTGGTGGCGATTTTTGATCGGATTGTAGTAAGTGAGATAATGCGTGCCAAACAGATTGACCTGAGCATAGTAGGGCTCACCACGGCTGAGTTTTGCATAGCCCGGGTGAGATTGCCCCAGCAACGTTCCGACGGCTCTCGCCCCTTGTTTATTTTTCAATGAAGTCGACACGCGCACCCAGTCCTGACCTGTCGGCAGAAATAAAGTGGCAATCGCGCCGGTGTCTCGCGTGAATTGATCCACGATATCGGTTGAGCCAATAACGCTTGTCCCGTTCATCGTCACATCTGTCACCGGGTAGCCACGAAAGTCAATGACCTGATCCTGCCATGTTAATCCTTTCAGGTAGCTGTTCTGGAAGGTTGATTCCAGTGTTTTGCTGGTATCCAGATAAGTGAAAAACTGTTGCGAGATGGCTTGGGCGATCCCCTCGACTTTAGATTGGTGATCGGTGAGTGTTGAGTTTAAGAGAATACTTGCAGCGCTACGGTATACAAGTAATGCAATGGTTGAAAAAGAGATGATTAAGCAAAAGAGCATGATTACTCGTAATTGAGTGTTAATACTCTTGTTTTCGTAGTAACGAATCATAGGCGTCCTATAGTAAAAATGAATGAGCTAACGTCTATAGAGTTTCATTTTTGAGTGAATTAACTTACTAGAAAGTCAATATTGCGTGATTCGATTCAGTAGCACATTGATTTGGATTAACAATTAGCGTCGTTTGTACGAAATAAATAAGAATGAACACGATCACTTCATATCGGTGCTTGTTTGGCCCTGATATCGGCTATTTCGCGTTATGTTTTTGAACCGAGATCACGTAATGACAGGTCAGTTCAGCGTCTAGCGCCGAACTGACCTGCAACAATACCTTGTCAGCAGATGTCCGATGATCCGGATAGGAAGGAAAGTCGGCCGGCTGAGCCGGGCCGAGACGTTGAATTAAGGTTTTAGATGTTGACGGAGTTCAGCAATATGCGCCGCCCCGATCCCACAGCAGCCGCCGATGAGTGAGGCGCCCTGACGGCACCATTGTTCCGCCCAGTTCACATAAGCCGGTGGCGTCATATCCGCTCTGATTTCATCGATCTCTTCATTCGCTGCCGCATCTTTTTTCTGCGGGGCAAATGCATTGGCATAAGCGCCGAGTTTGATGTGGTTTTTTCCGAGTTCAGCAAGCGTATTGCGGGCGACATCAATGGCATCACCGATGGTTTCCGGCTGACAACAGTTGAACAGAATTGCTTGAACATCCAGTTCGGCCATTGCCCGGACCGCTTGTGCAACGGTTTCACCGGAGCGGATCGAGGGGTGTTCGACCGGCTCTGAATCTTCCAGCGTAAATGAAACCCAAACCGGTTTTGGCTGTTTGCTGAAATGGTCAATCGATGCCTTGATGGCGATTGCTTCAGCAATCAGGCTTTGTGTTTCGAGCAGCCAGAAATCCACATAAGAGTCGAGTCCCTGAATCAGCGGTGCTGCAATTTCATCAACCCGGGCGGGTTCATATAAGTCCGGGCGATAGGAACCGAACAAGGGCGGCAGAGAGCCAGCAACCTGAGCGCCCGTCTGTGTGGCTGTGACGGCCTGACGAGCCATTTGCCCGGCAGTTTGTGCCAGCGTCAGCGCTTCATTTTTAAAACGGGTTTCACCGATATGAAAGGGAACCAAGGCATAGCTGTTCGTGCTGATGACCTCAGAGCCACTGTGGATGAACACTTCATGTGCCTGTTGAACAATCTCTGGTGTTTCAATCACAGCAAGGGCAGACCATTCGGGTTGGCGAAAGGGCGCTCCGAGACGTTCCAGTTCCCGGCTCATTCCGCCGTCGAGGAGGGTGACTTGATGTTCTGACATGAGATACCTCTGTGTTGATTGATGACCAAGAAAAAAATTAAATATACGTCTGGCAGTGTAGATGTCCGCGAGCAGTTTATCGCAATCGACCCGCGATGCAATAGATTCTGTGATTTTCCAGCTTGCGCATAAAGAAAATGAATCATAGAAAGTTGATATGTATCAAGGTATAAACTTTGCCATATTTTAGCCATAGCATATAGTTTCTTAAGAGGATCGATCATTGTCTAGGGAGAGGTATGGCGGCTACAGAACAGGAAGTATCATTCGATCGGAATGAACTGATTATCACCAAAACGGATTTGCAGGGGAAAATCACCTACGCAAACCGCACATTTATGCGCGTCGCGAACTATGTAGAATCAGATCTGCTGGGTCAGGATCATAATCTGATCCGCCATCCTTCAATGCCGCGAGGTGTCTTCTATGGTTTATGGCACGCCCTGAAATCAGGAACAGAGTTTTTCGGTTTTGTGAAAAACTATACCTCAGATAAAAATTACTACTGGGTTTTTGCCAATATCACGCCGGATCGTATCGGCACGGATGTTGTTGGTTTTTATTCAGTACGCCGGGTCGCTCCCAAAGCTGCGGTACAAACCATTGAAGGCATCTATCAAAAAATGCGCGAACTGGAACAGGCCACTGAAAGAAAACAAGCGCCTGAAGCTTCGTGGCGATG
This window harbors:
- a CDS encoding homocysteine S-methyltransferase family protein; protein product: MSEHQVTLLDGGMSRELERLGAPFRQPEWSALAVIETPEIVQQAHEVFIHSGSEVISTNSYALVPFHIGETRFKNEALTLAQTAGQMARQAVTATQTGAQVAGSLPPLFGSYRPDLYEPARVDEIAAPLIQGLDSYVDFWLLETQSLIAEAIAIKASIDHFSKQPKPVWVSFTLEDSEPVEHPSIRSGETVAQAVRAMAELDVQAILFNCCQPETIGDAIDVARNTLAELGKNHIKLGAYANAFAPQKKDAAANEEIDEIRADMTPPAYVNWAEQWCRQGASLIGGCCGIGAAHIAELRQHLKP
- a CDS encoding PAS domain-containing protein, with amino-acid sequence MAATEQEVSFDRNELIITKTDLQGKITYANRTFMRVANYVESDLLGQDHNLIRHPSMPRGVFYGLWHALKSGTEFFGFVKNYTSDKNYYWVFANITPDRIGTDVVGFYSVRRVAPKAAVQTIEGIYQKMRELEQATERKQAPEASWRWLVDLIHQQYHMEYEEFVIDLYQKHRSD